A single region of the Malus sylvestris chromosome 8, drMalSylv7.2, whole genome shotgun sequence genome encodes:
- the LOC126633568 gene encoding protein RADIALIS-like 3: MASVSSSRNFNSSWTPKENKLFEKALAVYDKDTQDRWHNVAKAVGGKSAEEVKRHYEILVHDLMHIESGHVPIPNYKSAGGSGSNRGFGDEQRLMKNLKI, translated from the exons ATGGCATCGGTTTCTTCCTCGAGGAATTTCAACTCCTCGTGGACGCCGAAGGAGAACAAGCTGTTCGAGAAGGCGCTGGCCGTGTACGACAAGGACACGCAGGACCGCTGGCATAATGTGGCCAAGGCCGTCGGCGGAAAATCTGCGGAGGAAGTAAAGAGGCACTACGAGATTCTGGTGCATGATCTCATGCACATAGAATCCGGCCATGTCCCTATACCAAATTATAAGTCCGCCGGCGGCAGCGGCAGCAACAGAGGATTTGGTGATGAGCAGAG GCTTATGAAAAATTTGAAGATCTGA
- the LOC126633565 gene encoding zinc-finger homeodomain protein 5-like, translating into MDFRAQDNEMRTSGSLSYAHLNTKESSPSPAAAADHQQKRRVGIHNGTGNYGSATAPHHQHQTLDNHHPAAIPLQPLIRDPDPDRALSGTPVAPHEAGVGGGGGGPKSLAKVVRYRECLKNHAANIGGNVFDGCGEFMPSGQEGTMEALKCAACDCHRNFHRKEVDGETAAFSPGSRRSSIMLSPLQLPPPLPSPSSALHHHHHHHHHQKYAMPPIVQPVNVAFGSSGGGTESSSEDLNAFEGGTVPPFALSKKRFRTKFTVEQKERMMEFGEKVGWRIQKQDEEEVERFCAEVGVKRQVLRVWMHNNKNTIKKQGDVTATTNAIATGLSFKNVEGEGGEVGAAAED; encoded by the coding sequence atggattttagGGCACAAGATAACGAAATGAGGACGTCAGGCTCGCTAAGCTATGCTCATTTAAATACCAAAGAATCATCGCCGTCGCCAGCGGCAGCAGCAGATCACCAGCAAAAGAGAAGAGTTGGGATTCACAATGGTACTGGGAATTACGGTTCTGCCACTGCTCCTCATCACCAGCACCAAACCCTAGACAACCACCACCCAGCTGCTATCCCGTTGCAGCCGTTGATCCGCGACCCAGATCCGGATCGTGCCCTATCCGGGACCCCGGTGGCCCCACATGAAGCCGGAGtcggtggcggtggtggtgggCCCAAGTCGTTGGCAAAAGTTGTTAGGTATAGAGAGTGCCTCAAGAACCACGCGGCGAACATTGGTGGTAATGTCTTCGACGGCTGCGGAGAGTTCATGCCGAGCGGCCAGGAGGGGACGATGGAGGCTTTGAAATGTGCGGCGTGCGACTGCCACCGCAACTTTCACCGCAAGGAGGTGGACGGGGAGACGGCGGCCTTCAGTCCCGGCTCGAGAAGGTCGAGCATAATGCTGAGTCCGCTTCAGCTTCCGCCGCCGCTGCCTTCGCCTTCCTCGGCTttgcaccatcaccaccaccaccaccaccaccagaaGTACGCGATGCCTCCGATTGTCCAGCCTGTGAATGTGGCGTTCGGGAGCAGCGGTGGAGGGACGGAGAGTTCGAGCGAGGATCTGAATGCTTTTGAGGGTGGAACTGTCCCGCCGTTTGCTTTGTCTAAGAAGCGGTTTCGGACAAAGTTCACGGTGGAACAGAAGGAGAGGATGATGGAGTTTGGGGAGAAGGTTGGGTGGAGAATTCAGAAGCAGGatgaggaggaggtggagaggTTTTGTGCGGAGGTGGGAGTGAAGAGGCAGGTGCTTAGGGTTTGGATGCATAACAACAAAAACACCATTAAGAAGCAGGGTGACGTCACTGCTACTACTAATGCCATCGCTACAGGTCTGTCTTTTAAGAATGTGGAGGGAGAAGGAGGGGAGGTAGGGGCAGCAGCTGAAGATTAA
- the LOC126633564 gene encoding DNA-3-methyladenine glycosylase-like isoform X1 has product MGEQTQGQTQTQAQPQTPTQAPTPTQPPPHHDSIDDTTIAQVGPTPTELSNAPSKTSSPPSKIPFRPRKIRKLSPDSADPASSLQIVVVPEAPKPVAATKASKIKTVPQRPVSAPKIVARPLSCEGEIETAIRYLRNADPLLAPLIDLHPRPTFDNFHTPFLALTRSILYQQLAYKAGTSIYTRFIGLCGGEACVVPETVLAQTPQQLRQVGISGRKASYLHDLARKYQNGILSDSAIVNMDDKSLFTMLTMVNGIGSWSVHMFMINSLHRPDVLPINDLGIRKGVQLLYNLEELPRPSQMEQLCEKWRPYRSVATMYMWRFSESNGAPSSAAGASLRPQQLQQQQPQQQQQQHSQHPQQQQLMDSFSSLINIGNGACIHDELSFSMPCDAGPVPGDLDREWK; this is encoded by the exons ATGGGCGAGCAAACCCAGGGCCAAACCCAAACCCAAGCCCAGCCCCAGACTCCGACTCAAGCTCCGACTCCGACTCAGCCGCCGCCGCACCATGACTCCATCGACGATACCACAATCGCCCAAGTCGGCCCCACACCCACCGAGCTGAGCAATGCTCCGTCCAAGACCTCTTCCCCCCCTTCTAAAATCCCCTTCCGCCCCCGAAAGATCCGGAAGCTCTCGCCCGACAGCGCCGACCCCGCTTCCTCCCTTCAAATCGTCGTCGTACCGGAAGCCCCCAAACCCGTCGCCGCCACCAAGGCTTCCAAGATCAAGACCGTCCCGCAGCGCCCCGTTTCGGCGCCCAAAATTGTGGCGCGGCCGCTTTCCTGCGAGGGAGAGATCGAGACGGCGATTCGCTATCTCCGAAACGCCGATCCGCTCCTGGCTCCGTTGATCGACCTCCACCCGCGGCCGACCTTCGACAACTTCCACACCCCCTTCCTTGCCCTAACCCGCAGCATTCTCTACCAGCAACTCGCGTACAAGGCCGGCACGTCGATCTACACGCGCTTCATCGGGCTGTGCGGCGGCGAGGCCTGCGTCGTACCCGAAACCGTGCTCGCCCAGACGCCGCAGCAGCTCCGGCAAGTCGGAATTTCGGGCCGGAAAGCGAGTTATCTCCACGACTTGGCGCGGAAGTACCAGAACGGCATTCTATCGGACTCGGCGATTGTAAATATGGACGACAAGTCGTTGTTCACAATGCTGACGATGGTCAACGGGATCGGGTCTTGGTCTGTGCACATGTTCATGATTAACTCGCTGCACAGGCCCGACGTGCTTCCGATCAACGACCTCGGAATCCGGAAAGGCGTTCAGCTTCTGTACAATCTTGAGGAGCTGCCTCGGCCGTCGCAGATGGAGCAGCTGTGCGAAAAGTGGCGGCCTTACCGGTCAGTAGCGACGATGTATATGTGGAGATTTTCTGAATCAAATGGGGCTCCTTCGAGTGCGGCCGGTGCGAGTCTGCGACCACAGCAGCTTCAGCAGCAGCAGCcgcaacagcagcagcagcagcactcGCAGCATCCCCAGCAACAGCAGCTTATGGATTCCTTCAGCAGTCTTATTAATATTGG GAATGGGGCATGCATTCACGATGAACTATCCTTTTCCATGCCATGTGATGCAGGGCCTGTACCTGGGGACCTTGATCGGGAGTGGAAATGA
- the LOC126633564 gene encoding alkylbase DNA glycosidase-like protein mag2 isoform X2, with protein MGEQTQGQTQTQAQPQTPTQAPTPTQPPPHHDSIDDTTIAQVGPTPTELSNAPSKTSSPPSKIPFRPRKIRKLSPDSADPASSLQIVVVPEAPKPVAATKASKIKTVPQRPVSAPKIVARPLSCEGEIETAIRYLRNADPLLAPLIDLHPRPTFDNFHTPFLALTRSILYQQLAYKAGTSIYTRFIGLCGGEACVVPETVLAQTPQQLRQVGISGRKASYLHDLARKYQNGILSDSAIVNMDDKSLFTMLTMVNGIGSWSVHMFMINSLHRPDVLPINDLGIRKGVQLLYNLEELPRPSQMEQLCEKWRPYRSVATMYMWRFSESNGAPSSAAGASLRPQQLQQQQPQQQQQQHSQHPQQQQLMDSFSSLINIGACTWGP; from the exons ATGGGCGAGCAAACCCAGGGCCAAACCCAAACCCAAGCCCAGCCCCAGACTCCGACTCAAGCTCCGACTCCGACTCAGCCGCCGCCGCACCATGACTCCATCGACGATACCACAATCGCCCAAGTCGGCCCCACACCCACCGAGCTGAGCAATGCTCCGTCCAAGACCTCTTCCCCCCCTTCTAAAATCCCCTTCCGCCCCCGAAAGATCCGGAAGCTCTCGCCCGACAGCGCCGACCCCGCTTCCTCCCTTCAAATCGTCGTCGTACCGGAAGCCCCCAAACCCGTCGCCGCCACCAAGGCTTCCAAGATCAAGACCGTCCCGCAGCGCCCCGTTTCGGCGCCCAAAATTGTGGCGCGGCCGCTTTCCTGCGAGGGAGAGATCGAGACGGCGATTCGCTATCTCCGAAACGCCGATCCGCTCCTGGCTCCGTTGATCGACCTCCACCCGCGGCCGACCTTCGACAACTTCCACACCCCCTTCCTTGCCCTAACCCGCAGCATTCTCTACCAGCAACTCGCGTACAAGGCCGGCACGTCGATCTACACGCGCTTCATCGGGCTGTGCGGCGGCGAGGCCTGCGTCGTACCCGAAACCGTGCTCGCCCAGACGCCGCAGCAGCTCCGGCAAGTCGGAATTTCGGGCCGGAAAGCGAGTTATCTCCACGACTTGGCGCGGAAGTACCAGAACGGCATTCTATCGGACTCGGCGATTGTAAATATGGACGACAAGTCGTTGTTCACAATGCTGACGATGGTCAACGGGATCGGGTCTTGGTCTGTGCACATGTTCATGATTAACTCGCTGCACAGGCCCGACGTGCTTCCGATCAACGACCTCGGAATCCGGAAAGGCGTTCAGCTTCTGTACAATCTTGAGGAGCTGCCTCGGCCGTCGCAGATGGAGCAGCTGTGCGAAAAGTGGCGGCCTTACCGGTCAGTAGCGACGATGTATATGTGGAGATTTTCTGAATCAAATGGGGCTCCTTCGAGTGCGGCCGGTGCGAGTCTGCGACCACAGCAGCTTCAGCAGCAGCAGCcgcaacagcagcagcagcagcactcGCAGCATCCCCAGCAACAGCAGCTTATGGATTCCTTCAGCAGTCTTATTAATATTGG GGCCTGTACCTGGGGACCTTGA
- the LOC126633561 gene encoding sugar transporter ERD6-like 6, with protein MSFRDDNEEGRGDLRKPFLHTGSWYRMGSRQSSMMGSQVIRDSSISVVACVLIVALGPIQFGFTSGYSSPTQSAIIKDLGLTVSEFSLFGSLSNVGAMVGAIASGQISEYIGRKGSLMIAAIPNVIGWLAISFAKDSSFLYMGRLLEGFGVGIISYTVPVYIAEIAPQNLRGALGSVNQLSVTIGIMLAYLLGLFVPWRILAVLGILPCTILIPGLFFIPESPRWLAKMGMTEDFEASLQVLRGFDTDISVEVSEIKRSVASSTRKTTIRFAELKQRRYWLPLMIGIGLLVLQQLSGINGVLFYSSTIFATAGISSSNVATVGLGAVQVIATGVTTWLADKAGRRLLLIISSVGMTIFLLIVAIAFYIKDFVDVDSNIYSILGIISVVGVVAMVIAFSLGLGAIPWLIMSEILPVNIKGLAGSIATLANWFVAWVITMTANLLLEWSSGGTFTIYMVVSAFTVVFVAIWVPETKGRTLEEIQWSFR; from the exons ATGAGTTTCCGGGACGACAATGAGGAGGGGAGGGGAGATCTCCGGAAGCCCTTCCTCCACACTGGGAGCTGGTACCGCATGGGTTCCAGGCAATCCAGCATGATGGGCTCGCAGGTGATCCGTGATAGCTCCATTTCTGTTGTCGCTTGCGTCTTGATTGTCGCTCTGGGTCCTATTCAATTCGGCTTCACC TCTGGCTATTCATCTCCGACCCAATCAGCAATCATCAAGGATCTTGGACTCACAGTATCAGAG TTTTCGCTTTTCGGTTCTTTGTCGAATGTGGGAGCTATGGTTGGAGCCATAGCCAGCGGTCAGATTTCTGAGTATATTGGGCGCAAAGGG TCTTTAATGATCGCTGCTATTCCTAATGTTATCGGTTGGCTTGCCATATCATTTGCCAAG GATTCTTCTTTTCTCTACATGGGAAGGTTGTTGGAAGGATTCGGCGTGGGAATAATCTCCTACACG GTGCCGGTATATATAGCTGAGATAGCACCTCAAAACTTGAGAGGTGCTTTGGGTTCAGTCAATCAG CTCTCTGTAACGATTGGGATAATGCTGGCTTATCTGCTTGGACTTTTTGTTCCATGGAGGATACTTGCTGTTCTGG GAATATTGCCTTGTACGATATTGATACCTGGGCTCTTTTTCATTCCAGAGTCTCCTCGATGGCTG GCAAAAATGGGTATGACAGAGGATTTTGAAGCTTCCCTGCAAGTTCTTCGAGGATTTGATACTGATATCTCGGTTGAAGTCAGTGAAATCAAG AGGTCTGTGGCATCATCAACCAGAAAAACAACAATTCGGTTTGCAGAACTCAAACAAAGAAGATATTGGCTTCCTTTAATG ATTGGAATCGGTTTACTTGTTCTTCAACAACTAAGTGGAATTAACGGTGTTCTATTCTATTCCAGTACCATTTTTGCAACTGCCG GGATTTCGTCAAGTAACGTAGCCACAGTTGGTCTCGGTGCTGTTCAG GTCATAGCGACTGGCGTGACTACATGGTTGGCGGACAAAGCAGGCCGTCGTCTTTTGCTTATT ATCTCATCTGTTGGAATGACAATTTTCCTCCTCATTGTTGCGATAGCATTCTACATAAAG GATTTTGTCGATGTTGATTCAAATATTTATAGCATATTGGGCATCATATCAGTGGTTGGAGTTGTG GCCATGGTAATTGCATTCTCTCTGGGTTTGGGAGCTATTCCATGGTTAATAATGTCTGAG ATTCTTCCAGTTAATATTAAAGGCCTTGCTGGAAGCATAGCAACACTTGCCAATTGGTTCGTAGCCTGGGTGATCACGATGACGGCAAACTTGCTACTGGAATGGAGCAGTGGAG GAACCTTCACCATTTACATGGTGGTGAGTGCTTTCACCGTTGTATTTGTTGCCATTTGGGTTCCGGAGACAAAGGGGAGAACTCTGGAAGAGATCCAATGGTCCTTCAGATAA
- the LOC126633560 gene encoding 3-ketoacyl-CoA synthase 4, translating into MDPGGATNVATARGGGGEVGVRIHQTRRLPDFLQSVNLKYVKLGYHYLISNLLTLCFIPLIIVTLIEASQMDIYDIQQLWLHLQYNLVSVIICSAVLVFGLTVYIMTRPRPVYLVDYACYRPPDHLKAPYQRFMEHSRLTQDFDDSSLEFQRKILERSGLGEETYVPEAMHYIPPRPSMAAAREEAEQVMYGALDNLFANTHVKPKDIGILVVNCSLFNPTPSLSAMIVNKYKLRGNIRSFNLGGMGCSAGVIAVDLAKDLLQIHRNTYAVVVSTENITQNWYFGNKKSMLIPNCLFRVGGSAVLLSNKSVDRRRAKYKLVHVVRTHRGADDKAFRCVYQEQDDKGKTGVSLSKDLMAIAGGALKTNITTLGPIVLPISEQLLFFSSLVVKKLFKSNVKPYIPDFKLAFDHFCIHAGGRAVIDELEKNLQLLPIHVEASRMTLHRFGNTSSSSIWYELAYMEAKGRIRRGNRIWQIAFGSGFKCNSAVWEALRNVKPSCNGPWEDCIDKYPVKVVS; encoded by the coding sequence ATGGACCCAGGCGGAGCAACCAATGTCGCCACCGCGCGCGGCGGAGGCGGTGAGGTCGGGGTCCGGATTCACCAAACCCGACGGCTCCCCGATTTCCTCCAGAGCGTTAATCTCAAGTACGTGAAATTAGGGTACCATTACTTGATCTCCAATCTCTTAACCCTCTGCTTTATCCCGTTGATTATCGTAACCCTAATCGAAGCCTCCCAAATGGACATTTACGACATTCAACAACTCTGGCTCCACCTCCAGTACAATCTCGTCTCCGTCATCATCTGCTCCGCCGTCCTCGTCTTCGGGTTGACCGTCTACATCATGACCCGACCCAGACCCGTTTACTTGGTCGATTACGCCTGCTACCGCCCGCCCGATCACCTCAAGGCACCGTACCAGCGCTTCATGGAGCACTCCCGCCTCACGCAGGACTTCGACGACTCGTCGCTCGAGTTCCAGCGTAAGATTCTCGAGCGCTCCGGCCTCGGCGAGGAGACTTATGTCCCGGAGGCGATGCATTACATCCCTCCCCGGCCGTCGATGGCCGCCGCCAGGGAGGAGGCGGAGCAGGTGATGTACGGTGCTCTGGATAATCTGTTTGCCAATACCCATGTGAAGCCAAAGGACATTGGGATTCTCGTTGTGAATTGCAGCTTGTTTAATCCGACGCCGTCGCTTTCCGCCATGATTGTTAATAAGTACAAATTGAGGGGTAATATTAGGAGTTTCAATTTGGGGGGAATGGGTTGTAGTGCTGGGGTTATAGCTGTTGATCTTGCCAAGGACTTGTTGCAAATCCACCGGAATACTTATGCTGTTGTTGTTAGTACTGAGAACATTACTCAGAATTGGTATTTTGGGAATAAGAAGTCTATGTTGATACCCAATTGCTTGTTTCGTGTTGGGGGTTCCGCGGTTTTGCTTTCCAATAAGTCCGTTGATAGGAGGCGGGCTAAGTACAAGCTTGTTCATGTTGTGAGGACCCATCGTGGCGCGGATGATAAAGCTTTTCGTTGTGTTTATCAGGAGCAGGATGATAAGGGGAAGACTGGTGTGTCTTTGTCGAAAGATTTGATGGCAATTGCCGGTGGGGCGCTTAAGACCAACATTACCACTTTGGGACCTATTGTGCTTCCTATAAGCGAGcagcttcttttcttttcatcacTTGTGGTTAAGAAGCTGTTCAAGTCCAACGTCAAGCCATATATCCCGGATTTCAAGCTGGCATTTGATCATTTTTGCATACACGCCGGAGGAAGGGCTGTGATTGATGAGCTGGAGAAGAACCTGCAGTTGCTGCCTATACATGTTGAGGCCTCTCGAATGACTCTACACCGGTTTGGGAATACTTCGTCGAGctccatttggtatgaattggCGTATATGGAGGCCAAGGGGAGGATCCGCAGGGGCAATCGTATCTGGCAGATTGCCTTTGGAAGTGGTTTTAAATGTAACAGTGCGGTCTGGGAGGCACTTCGGAATGTGAAGCCATCTTGTAATGGTCCTTGGGAAGACTGCATTGACAAGTATCCTGTGAAAGTAGTTTCCTAG
- the LOC126633566 gene encoding uncharacterized protein LOC126633566 isoform X1, which produces MEADSSSFKIILGSASIARRKILAEMGYEFTVVTADIDEKSIRTEKPEELVLVLAKAKADAIISKLQSINNQEKDAEPTIVIAADTAEAISQKLPVGDYIKDAEPTLLVTSDQVVVYEGVIREKPSSKEEARQFLKDYSGGHAATVGSVHVTNLKTGFSKGEWDRVEIYFHKIPDEVIEKLIEEGIVLKVAGGLIIEHPLILPYVKEVVGTTDSMMGLPIDLTRTLLKEAL; this is translated from the exons ATGGAAGCCGATTCATCTTCCTTCAAG ATAATCTTGGGATCGGCTTCGATAGCACGCCGGAAAATATTGGCTGAAATGGGATATGAATTCACAGTCGTG ACTGCAGACATTGATGAAAAATCCATCCGAACGGAAAAACCAGAGGAGTTGGTTTTGGTTCTTGCCAAGGCAAAG GCCGATGCTATTATATCAAAGTTGCAAAGCATCAATAATCAAGAGAAGGATGCTGAGCCGACAATTGTGATTGCGGCAGACACA GCAGAAGCCATTTCACAAAAGCTCCCAGTTGGGGACTACATAAAGGATGCCGAACCAACACTATTAGTTACTTCTGATCAA GTGGTGGTCTATGAAGGTGTGATCCGGGAAAAACCATCCAGCAAGGAAGAAGCACGGCAATTTTTGAAAG ATTATTCTGGAGGGCATGCAGCAACAGTAGGATCTGTGCATGTTACAAACCTTAAAACGGGATTCAGTAAAGGAGAATGGGATCGAGTGGAg ATTTATTTCCATAAAATACCAGATGAAGTCATTGAGAAGCTG ATTGAGGAGGGGATAGTGCTCAAAGTTGCTGGGGGACTCATAATCGAACATCCTCTTATTCTTCCCTATGTCAAAGAAGTG GTAGGGACAACCGATAGCATGATGGGACTTCCCATAGATCTCACTAGGACACTCCTGAAAGAGGCCCTCTAG
- the LOC126633566 gene encoding uncharacterized protein LOC126633566 isoform X3: MEADSSSFKIILGSASIARRKILAEMGYEFTVVTADIDEKSIRTEKPEELVLVLAKAKADAIISKLQSINNQEKDAEPTIVIAADTVVVYEGVIREKPSSKEEARQFLKDYSGGHAATVGSVHVTNLKTGFSKGEWDRVEIYFHKIPDEVIEKLIEEGIVLKVAGGLIIEHPLILPYVKEVVGTTDSMMGLPIDLTRTLLKEAL; this comes from the exons ATGGAAGCCGATTCATCTTCCTTCAAG ATAATCTTGGGATCGGCTTCGATAGCACGCCGGAAAATATTGGCTGAAATGGGATATGAATTCACAGTCGTG ACTGCAGACATTGATGAAAAATCCATCCGAACGGAAAAACCAGAGGAGTTGGTTTTGGTTCTTGCCAAGGCAAAG GCCGATGCTATTATATCAAAGTTGCAAAGCATCAATAATCAAGAGAAGGATGCTGAGCCGACAATTGTGATTGCGGCAGACACA GTGGTGGTCTATGAAGGTGTGATCCGGGAAAAACCATCCAGCAAGGAAGAAGCACGGCAATTTTTGAAAG ATTATTCTGGAGGGCATGCAGCAACAGTAGGATCTGTGCATGTTACAAACCTTAAAACGGGATTCAGTAAAGGAGAATGGGATCGAGTGGAg ATTTATTTCCATAAAATACCAGATGAAGTCATTGAGAAGCTG ATTGAGGAGGGGATAGTGCTCAAAGTTGCTGGGGGACTCATAATCGAACATCCTCTTATTCTTCCCTATGTCAAAGAAGTG GTAGGGACAACCGATAGCATGATGGGACTTCCCATAGATCTCACTAGGACACTCCTGAAAGAGGCCCTCTAG
- the LOC126633566 gene encoding uncharacterized protein LOC126633566 isoform X2, translating into MEADSSSFKIILGSASIARRKILAEMGYEFTVVTADIDEKSIRTEKPEELVLVLAKAKADAIISKLQSINNQEKDAEPTIVIAADTAEAISQKLPVGDYIKDAEPTLLVTSDQVVVYEGVIREKPSSKEEARQFLKDYSGGHAATVGSVHVTNLKTGFSKGEWDRVEIYFHKIPDEVIEKLIEEGIVLKVAGGLIIEHPLILPYVKEVELWFNESCKHNPSWSDV; encoded by the exons ATGGAAGCCGATTCATCTTCCTTCAAG ATAATCTTGGGATCGGCTTCGATAGCACGCCGGAAAATATTGGCTGAAATGGGATATGAATTCACAGTCGTG ACTGCAGACATTGATGAAAAATCCATCCGAACGGAAAAACCAGAGGAGTTGGTTTTGGTTCTTGCCAAGGCAAAG GCCGATGCTATTATATCAAAGTTGCAAAGCATCAATAATCAAGAGAAGGATGCTGAGCCGACAATTGTGATTGCGGCAGACACA GCAGAAGCCATTTCACAAAAGCTCCCAGTTGGGGACTACATAAAGGATGCCGAACCAACACTATTAGTTACTTCTGATCAA GTGGTGGTCTATGAAGGTGTGATCCGGGAAAAACCATCCAGCAAGGAAGAAGCACGGCAATTTTTGAAAG ATTATTCTGGAGGGCATGCAGCAACAGTAGGATCTGTGCATGTTACAAACCTTAAAACGGGATTCAGTAAAGGAGAATGGGATCGAGTGGAg ATTTATTTCCATAAAATACCAGATGAAGTCATTGAGAAGCTG ATTGAGGAGGGGATAGTGCTCAAAGTTGCTGGGGGACTCATAATCGAACATCCTCTTATTCTTCCCTATGTCAAAGAAGTG GAGCTTTGGTTTAATGAATCCTGCAAGCATAACCCATCGTGGTCGGATGTTTGA
- the LOC126632801 gene encoding protein RADIALIS-like 3 produces the protein MASSGSWTARQNKLFENALAVYDKDTPERWYNLARAVGGKSVEEVKRHYQMLVEDVNKIEAGEVPLPNYRKSGGGNTKSYSMDIEEQRMKTLRIQ, from the exons ATGGCGTCGTCAGGATCGTGGACGGCGAGGCAAAACAAGTTGTTTGAGAATGCTCTGGCGGTTTACGACAAGGACACGCCGGAGAGGTGGTACAATCTCGCGAGGGCTGTGGGTGGTAAATCAGTGGAGGAAGTGAAGAGGCACTATCAGATGCTTGTAGAAGATGTGAACAAGATTGAGGCTGGTGAGGTGCCTTTGCCTAATTACAGAAAATCTGGTGGAGGAAACACTAAATCATATTCCATGGATATTGAAGAACAGAG GATGAAGACTCTAAGAATTCAGTGA